The DNA window TCATAAAAATAAAAATATTCGGCAAGATTTTTATATTAATCCCCAATCAGGATAAATATTACAAATATACCAAAGAAATAATACTTTTGACCCTATTTTTATTAAATTTCATACAGAGTTATTAGCAGGAATTATTGGCAAAACTGTTTTAGGTTTTGTGGGAATCAGTTTATTTTTATTAACTATTACTGGTTTATTACTATGGAATGGATGGCAAAAATTAGCACTTGGTTTTAAAATTCGTTTTGGCTCGAAGTGGCGCTTATTAAATTATGATATACATAAAGTTATCGGTATTTTATCATTCATTTTTGTTGCTAATTTTGCGATAACAGGAGCCATTCTTGCTTTGGATAAACCCAGTGGTTAATAATCCTCACGAAAATTGCAACCATTGATTGATTAAGGTGCAAGACGTTGAATTTGCCAACCTTGATTGTCAGGAGTATAACACAGACGATCATGAAGTCGATTAGAGCGCCCTTGCCAAAACTCAAAACGGGCTGGAATGAGCCTAAAACCGCCCCAATGCTCAGGGCGTGGCACTTTTTGATCTTGATACTTTTCTTCCAGCGCCCTCAACCCTTCATCTAAAACCTGACGACTATCGATAATTTGACTTTGAGGAGAAGCCCAAGCGCCTAATTGTGAACCGAGAGGGCGACTATAGAAATAATCATCGGATTCTTGGGGCGAAATTTTTTCGATTTGTCCTTCTAGGCGCACCTGTCGCTCTAAACTTGACCACCAAAACACCAGCGCCCCTCTGGGATTTACTGCTAAATTTTGAGCTTTATCACTCTGATAATTAGTAAAAAATACAAAGCCACGGGCATCTAAATTTTTTAATAAGACGATGCGCGCGTGGGGTTGCCCGTCGCCATCCACCGTTGCTAAAGTCATGGCGTTAGGCTCAATTTGACGGGCGCTGACGGCATCCTCAAACCAGCGATGAAACTGCTGAAAAGGATCAGTTAATACATCTTTTTCTAATAAACCACCTTTGATATAATCTTCCCTCAATGAGGGTAAATAATCCATTGCCATATCATTAATGAAGTAATCTAAAATCTAAAATCTAAAAAAGTAATCCGCCCCTACGCTGTAAGAGCGGGTTATGGTGTGAGGAGTGAACGGAAACTAACGCTTCCGCCACTTATATTATAACTTTTAATTAGGTGTTGGTGAAAAAGTGCTGTCGTTGAGGGGAGGTGTCAGGTATTAGGTATTAGGTTAAAGAATTGAGAAAAAACATATCTTAATTGATTTTTTATGTTCAATTCTTTGATAGAATTATATAATGGTTTGAAAATTACACCTGAAACCTGCAACCTGCAACCTGAAACCTATTAACCTTGAAACCTTTTGATACCTACTTTAAATTACTGCCGTTTCC is part of the Cyanobacterium sp. T60_A2020_053 genome and encodes:
- a CDS encoding PepSY domain-containing protein: MLQIYQRNNTFDPIFIKFHTELLAGIIGKTVLGFVGISLFLLTITGLLLWNGWQKLALGFKIRFGSKWRLLNYDIHKVIGILSFIFVANFAITGAILALDKPSG
- the pdxH gene encoding pyridoxamine 5'-phosphate oxidase → MDYLPSLREDYIKGGLLEKDVLTDPFQQFHRWFEDAVSARQIEPNAMTLATVDGDGQPHARIVLLKNLDARGFVFFTNYQSDKAQNLAVNPRGALVFWWSSLERQVRLEGQIEKISPQESDDYFYSRPLGSQLGAWASPQSQIIDSRQVLDEGLRALEEKYQDQKVPRPEHWGGFRLIPARFEFWQGRSNRLHDRLCYTPDNQGWQIQRLAP